A region of Tigriopus californicus strain San Diego chromosome 7, Tcal_SD_v2.1, whole genome shotgun sequence DNA encodes the following proteins:
- the LOC131883895 gene encoding LOW QUALITY PROTEIN: histone-binding protein RBBP4-like (The sequence of the model RefSeq protein was modified relative to this genomic sequence to represent the inferred CDS: inserted 2 bases in 1 codon), with protein MTDKEGGPGSATPGGGGGGVGGGEFDEAVEERVINEEYKIWKKNTPFLYDLVMTHALEWPSLTAQWLPDVQRPEGKDYSVHRLILGTHTSDEQNHLLIASVQLPNEDAQIDASHYDNEKGEFGGFGSVSGKIEIEIKINHEGEVNRARYMPQNPCVIATKTPSSDVLVFDYTKHPSKPDSGGTCQPDLRLRGHQKEGYGLSWNPNLNGHLLSASDDHTICLWDINATPKENKVIDAKTIFTGHTAVVEDVAWHLLHESLFGSVADDQKLMIWDTRSSTHNKPSHTVDAHSAEVNCLSFNPYSEFILASGSADKTVALWDLRNLKLKLHSFESHKDEIFQVQWSPHNETILASSGTDRRLHVWDLSKIGEDQSPEDAEDGPPELLFIHGGHTAKISDFXXXXXXXXXXXXXXXXXXSWNLTXSLVICSVSEDNIMQVWQMAENIYNDEEVEPSAAEVETV; from the exons ATGACCGATAAGGAGGGCGGGCCGGGCTCAGCCACGCCCGGTGGTGGGGGTGGCGGCGTGGGAGGTGGCGAATTTGACGAAGCGGTGGAGGAGCGCGTGATTAACGAAGAGTACAAGATCTGGAAGAAGAACACGCCTTTTTTGTACGATTTGGTGATGACGCACGCCCTGGAATGGCCCTCTTTGACGGCCCAATGGTTGCCGGACGTGCAACGCCCCGAGGGCAAGGACTACTCTGTGCATCGGCTGATTTTGGGCACGCACACCTCGGACGAGCAGAATCACCTCCTGATCGCTTCGGTCCAATTGCCCAATGAAGACGCCCAGATCGACGCCTCCCATTATGACAACGAGAAGGGCGAGTTTGGCGGCTTCGGTTCCGTCAGCGGCAAGATCGAGATCGAGATCAAGATCAATCACGAGGGCGAGGTCAATCGGGCGCGGTATATGCCGCAGAACCCGTGCGTCATCGCCACTAAGACGCCTTCGTCGGACGTGCTCGTGTTCGATTACACCAAGCATCCTTCGAAGCCGGATAGTGGGGGCACGTGTCAGCCGGATCTGCGGCTTCGCGGCCATCAGAAGGAGGGCTACGGCCTATCTTGGAATCCCAATTTGAACGGTCATTTGTTGTCGGCCTCGGACGATCACACCATTTGCTTGTGGGACATCAACGCCACACCCAAAGAGAACAAGGTCATTGACGCCAAGACCATATTCACGGGCCACACGGCCGTGGTGGAGGACGTGGCCTGGCATTTGCTTCACGAGAGCCTATTTGGCTCGGTGGCTGACGACCAGAAGCTCATGATCTGGGACACGCGGTCTTCGACGCACAACAAGCCCTCGCACACCGTGGACGCTCACTCGGCCGAGGTCAATTGTCTGTCGTTCAACCCGTACTCCGAGTTCATTCTGGCCTCGGGCTCGGCCGATAAGACCGTGGCCTTGTGGGACTTACGGAATCTCAAGCTCAAGTTGCACTCGTTTGAGTCGCACAAGGACGAAATTTTCCAAGTCCAATGGTCACCTCACAACGAGACCATCCTGGCCTCGTCCGGCACGGATCGACGACTCCACGTGTGGGACTTGTCCAAGATCGGTGAGGACCAGAGTCCAGAAGACGCCGAGGATGGTCCGCCTGAGCTGCTCTTCATCCACGGGGGACACACGGCCAAAATATCGGACTTCTNNNNNNNNNNNNNNNNNNNNNNNNNNNNNNNNNNNNNNNNNNNNNNNNNNNTTTCTTGGAATCTAAC ATCCTTGGTCATATGCTCCGTGTCCGAGGACAACATCATGCAAGTGTGGCAAATGGCCGAGAACATTTACAACGACGAAGAGGTGGAGCCCTCGGCGGCTGAAGTCGAGACCGTCTAA